A single genomic interval of Salvelinus sp. IW2-2015 unplaced genomic scaffold, ASM291031v2 Un_scaffold511, whole genome shotgun sequence harbors:
- the LOC112068418 gene encoding heterogeneous nuclear ribonucleoprotein R yields MAAAEVNDSSAPMKEENEPMEVAAEGEHTENYQTLIDAGLRQNVAESLDNIFSTGLLAYADLEEGVIDALRAFNEEGALSVLSQFKESDLSHVQNKSAFLCTAMKTYRQREKQGSKVQESTKVPAESKIKALLERTGYTLDVTTEQRKYGGPPPEEVFKGEQPGIGTEVFVGKIPRDLYEDELVPLFEKAGPIWDLRLMMDPLSGQNRGYAFITFCGKDAATEAVKLCDNYEIRSRKYLGVCKSVANNRLFVGSIPKNKTRENILEDFSKVTEGLQEVILYPQTDDKEKNRGFCFLEYEDHKSAAEARLCLMSDTVMVWGNPVTVEWANPVTERNAGALAQQVKVLFVRKLAASVTEELLEKTFSAFGKVDRLNKIEDYAFVHFEDKDAAVKAMAEMNGKELGGGEIEIRMAKRKKARNAQRQATRNRRNDADYNHPPPRIPPPDRVRGRGSGDYAAYPPDYNSYDDYYGFDYHDPRRGYEDPYYGYEDPYYGYEDRYYGYEDPYYGYEDPHYGYEDLYSMRGHGRLPSREGLPPPRARRPPPTQGYAERGPPIGGPRDGRVRARGGPFQPQRGRGNRKARGNHGGGKRKADVFVQPDSKRRQTN; encoded by the exons ATGGCTGCTGCCGAGGTGAACGATAGTTCTGCCCCAATGAAGGAGGAAAATGAGCCTATGGAAGTCGCGGCCGAAGGTGAGCACACAGAGAACTACCAGACACTCATCGATGCTGGACTGCGGCAGAACGTGGCTGAGAGTCTCGACAACATATTCTCAACCG GGTTGCTGGCGTACGCTGACCTAGAAGAGGGGGTCATCGATGCTCTGCGGGCATTCAATGAAGAGGGAGCGCTGTCTGTACTCTCACAGTTCAAAGAAAGTGACCTATCTCATGTGCAG aacaaaagtgcttttctttgtACAGCTATGAAGACGTACAGACAGAGGGAAAAGCAAGGAAGTAAAGTACAAGAATCCACTAAGGTTCCTGCTGAGTCCAAGATCAAG GCACTGCTGGAGCGGACAGGATACACCCTGGACGTCACCACCGAACAGAGGAAATACGGAGGGCCCCCACCAGAGGAAGTGTTTAAAGGAGAACAGCCTGGGATTGGAACTGAG gtgtttgtgggaaAGATCCCCAGGGACCTGTATGAAGATGAGCTGGTGCCTTTGTTTGAGAAGGCGGGCCCAATCTGGGACCTGAGGTTAATGATGGACCCACTGTCAGGTCAGAACCGGGGCTACGCCTTCATTACCTTCTGCGGCAAGGATGCAGCAACTGAGGCAGTGAAACTT TGTGACAACTATGAAATCCGGTCTAGGAAATACCTTGGAGTATGCAAATCCGTAGCAAACAACCGCCTGTTTGTCGGATCAATCCCAAAGAACAAGACCAGAGAGAATATATTGGAGGACTTCAGCAAAGTCACAG aGGGGCTTCAGGAAGTGATCCTCTACCCCCAGACGGATGACAAGGAGAAGAACCGTGGCTTCTGTTTCCTGGAGTACGAGGACCACAAGTCTGCAGCCGAGGCCCGCCTCTGCCTAATGAGTGACacggtgatggtgtgggggaacCCGGTCACTGTGGAGTGGGCCAACCCGGTCACTGAGCGCAATGCGGGTGCCTTGGCCCAG CAGGTGAAGGTCTTGTTTGTCAGGAAGCTGGCCGCCTCAGTCACAGAGGAGCTACTGGAGAAGACCTTCTCTGCCTTTGGCAAAGTGGACCGGTTGAATAAGATAGAAGACTACGCCTTTGTCCACTTTGAAGACAAGGACGCAGCTGTGAAG GCAATGGCAGAAATGAATGGGAAGGAGCTGGGGGGAGGGGAGATTGAGATAAGAATGGCAAAGAGGAAGAAAGCGCGAAATGCTCAGCGCCAGGCCACCAGAAACCGAAG GAATGATGCTGATTACAACCACCCACCGCCACGCATACCTCCACCAGATAGGGTCCGTGGCCGAGGGAGCGGGGACTATGCCGCCTATCCCCCAGACTACAACAGCTACGATGACTACTACGGCTTTGACTATCACGACCCCCGCAGAGGTTACGAGGACCCCTACTACGGTTACGAGGACCCCTACTACGGTTACGAGGACCGCTATTACGGTTACGAGGACCCCTACTACGGTTACGAGGACCCCCACTACGGTTACGAGGACTTGTACAGCATGAGGGGCCATGGCAGACTGCCCAGCAGGGAAGGCCTACCCCCACCCAGGGCCCGCAGACCACCACCCACACAGGGCTATGCGGAGAGGGGTCCACCCATTGGAGGGCCCAGGGATGGCAGAGTAAGGGCCCGTGGGGGACCCTTCCAGCCACAGAGGGGCCGCGGTAACCGAAAAGCCAGGGGGAACCATGGGGGCGGGAAGAGGAAGGCAGACGTCTTCGTCCAGCCTGACTCAAAGCGCCGGCAGACCAACTAG